From Syngnathus scovelli strain Florida chromosome 14, RoL_Ssco_1.2, whole genome shotgun sequence, one genomic window encodes:
- the zfyve21 gene encoding zinc finger FYVE domain-containing protein 21 has product MSSVPDGKKLVRSPSGLRMVAENGAFNSPFCLDEPRWVPDKECQKCMQCETKFHFTKRKHHCRRCGRCYCDKCCSKKVALPRMSFVDPVRQCSQCSLLSQKESDFYEKQIKVLVAGSPFLVTLGTSDKCASMTCRLSNNHRYLFLDGESNFEVELARIISIQVLTDTSNPTGTSPRAVGMLVKYKPSGSQEVELLRLDAAPSEEEKKAAELWLLAMHKAAKLLYESREHQ; this is encoded by the exons ATGTCTTCAGTGCCCGACGGAAAGAAGCTGGTCCGCAGCCCGAGCGGGCTCCGCATGGTGGCTGAGAACGGAGCTTTCAACAGCCCCTTTTGCCTGGACGAACCCAGATGGGTGCCCGACAAAGAG TGTCAAAAATGTATGCAGTGCGAGACAAAGTTTCACTTCACCAAGCGCAAG CACCACTGCCGGCGCTGCGGCCGCTGCTACTGCGACAAGTGCTGCAGCAAGAAGGTGGCCCTGCCCCGCATGAGCTTTGTGGACCCGGTCAGGCAGTGCTCCCAGTGCAGCCTCCTGTCTCAAaaggagagcgacttctacgagAAACAGATCAAAGTGCTTGTGGCAG GAAGTCCCTTCCTGGTCACTCTGGGAACGTCCGACAAGTGTGCGAGCATGACCTGCCGCCTCTCCAACAACCACAG GTACCTGTTCCTGGACGGCGAAAGCAACTTTGAGGTGGAGTTGGCTCGCATCATCAGCATACAGGTCCTAACCGACACGAGCAATCCCACAG GCACATCTCCACGTGCAgttggcatgctggtcaagtacaAGCCGTCGGGCTCTCAGGAAGTGGAGCTGCTACGTCTGGACGCCGCCCCtagtgaagaagaaaagaaggcGGCCGAGTTGTGGCTGCTGGCTATGCACAAG GCCGCCAAGCTGCTGTACGAGTCTCGGGAACACCAGTGA
- the LOC125980602 gene encoding BTB/POZ domain-containing protein 6-B isoform X2, translating into MPTADCRLLYHGRIMRCLSCLLLLPDTLRKSNKLGALPAKLPLPPYNKHRKMAAELCAAKNGNLASGTTVADADKAVTNKEATAATVSQAAGGGGQGEGGGEGDGGSVPVAVAATGPGDDQHNVTNTTEPDSWQSSHPTLRERNALMFNNELMADVHFIVGPPGLSQRVPAHKYVLAVGSSVFCAMFYGDLAEEEADIRIPDVEPTAFLILLKYMYSDDIELEADTVLATLYAAKKYIVPALARACVNFLETSLEAKNACVLLSQSRLFEEPELTQRCWEVIDAQAELALRSEGFCEIDAQTLEIILRRETLNAKEAAVFEAIMSWAAAECQRRGLAPGTRNQRQVLGKALFLVRIPTMSLEEFADGAAQSDILTLEETRNLFLWYTAANKPRLDFPTSARMGLVPQRCHRFQSSAYRSNQWRYRGRCDSIQFAVDKRIFVGGLGLYGSSGGKADGTFPVWFEHPVQIEPDTFYTASVILDGNELSYFGQEGMTEVQCGRVTFQFQCSSDSTNGTGVQGGQIPELVFYA; encoded by the exons ATGCCCACAGCAGACTGCCGGCTGCTTTATCATGGCCGGATCATGAGGTGCTTGAgctgcctgctgctgctgcccgaCACACTCCGAAAGTCCAATAAGCTCGGCGCGCTCCCGGCGAAGCTCCCGCTACCGCcctacaacaagcacaggaagaTGGCCGCGGAGCTGTGCGCTGCCAAAAACGGCAACCTGGCGAGCGGCACAACGGTGGCGGACGCTGACAAGGCGGTGACCAACAAGGAGGCAACGGCTGCCACCGTGAGCCAGGCCGCCGGCGGGGGAGGACAAGGCGAAGGCGGAGGAGAGGGCGATGGCGGAAGTGTGCCTGTGGCGGtggccgccaccggccccggcgacGACCAGCACAACGTCACCAACACCACCGAGCCCGACAGCTGGCAAAGCAGCCACCCCACACTCAGGGAGAG gaaCGCCCTGATGTTCAACAACGAGCTGATGGCCGACGTCCACTTCATTGTTGGCCCCCCGGGGCTATCGCAGCGGGTCCCGGCTCACAAG TACGTGCTGGCTGTTGGCAGCTCTGTGTTCTGCGCCATGTTTTACGGCGACCTGGCAGAGGAGGAGGCCGACATCCGCATCCCCGACGTAGAACCCACTGCTTTCCTCATCCTGCTTAA GTACATGTACAGTGACGACATTGAGCTGGAGGCAGACACGGTGCTGGCCACCCTGTACGCCGCCAAGAAGTACATCGTCCCGGCGCTGGCCCGCGCCTGCGTCAACTTCCTGGAGACCAGCCTGGAGGCTAAAAACGCATGTGTGCTGCTTTCGCAAAGCCGGCTGTTTGAGGAACCCGAGCTGACGCAGCGCTGTTGGGAGGTGATCGACGCTCAGGCCGAGCTGGCGCTGCGCTCTGAAGGCTTTTGTGAAATTGATGCGCAGACGCTGGAGATCATCCTGCGTCGCGAGACGCTCAACGCCAAGGAGGCGGCTGTTTTCGAGGCCATCATGAGCTGGGCGGCCGCCGAATGCCAGCGACGGGGACTGGCGCCTGGCACCCGCAACCAACGCCAGGTTCTGGGCAAGGCACTCTTCTTGGTACGCATTCCCACCATGAGTCTGGAGGAGTTTGCCGATGGGGCGGCGCAGTCCGACATCCTGACGCTGGAAGAGACGCGCAACCTGTTCCTGTGGTACACAGCCGCCAACAAGCCCAGGCTGGACTTCCCCACCAGCGCCAGGATGGGTCTGGTCCCGCAGAGATGCCACAGGTTTCAGTCGTCGGCCTACAGGAGCAACCAGTGGCGCTACAGAGGGCGTTGCGACAGCATCCAGTTTGCCGTGGACAAGCGAATCTTCGTCGGCGGACTGGGACTGTACGGATCCAGCGGCGGCAAGGCTGA CGGGACCTTCCCTGTGTGGTTCGAACATCCTGTCCAGATCGAGCCTGACACCTTCTACACGGCCAGCGTGATTCTGGACGGCAACGAGCTCAGCTACTTTGGGCAGGAGGGCATGACCGAGGTGCAGTGCGGCAGGGTCACTTTCCAGTTCCAGTGTTCTTCGGACAGCACCAATGGCACTGGCGTGCAGGGCGGGCAGATCCCCGAGCTTGTCTTTTATGCCTGA
- the LOC125980602 gene encoding BTB/POZ domain-containing protein 6-B isoform X1 yields the protein MPTADCRLLYHGRIMRCLSCLLLLPDTLRKSNKLGALPAKLPLPPYNKHRKMAAELCAAKNGNLASGTTVADADKAVTNKEATAATVSQAAGGGGQGEGGGEGDGGSVPVAVAATGPGDDQHNVTNTTEPDSWQSSHPTLRERNALMFNNELMADVHFIVGPPGLSQRVPAHKYVLAVGSSVFCAMFYGDLAEEEADIRIPDVEPTAFLILLKYMYSDDIELEADTVLATLYAAKKYIVPALARACVNFLETSLEAKNACVLLSQSRLFEEPELTQRCWEVIDAQAELALRSEGFCEIDAQTLEIILRRETLNAKEAAVFEAIMSWAAAECQRRGLAPGTRNQRQVLGKALFLVRIPTMSLEEFADGAAQSDILTLEETRNLFLWYTAANKPRLDFPTSARMGLVPQRCHRFQSSAYRSNQWRYRGRCDSIQFAVDKRIFVGGLGLYGSSGGKAEYGVRIELKSQGAMLAQRLTKFVSDGSSGTFPVWFEHPVQIEPDTFYTASVILDGNELSYFGQEGMTEVQCGRVTFQFQCSSDSTNGTGVQGGQIPELVFYA from the exons ATGCCCACAGCAGACTGCCGGCTGCTTTATCATGGCCGGATCATGAGGTGCTTGAgctgcctgctgctgctgcccgaCACACTCCGAAAGTCCAATAAGCTCGGCGCGCTCCCGGCGAAGCTCCCGCTACCGCcctacaacaagcacaggaagaTGGCCGCGGAGCTGTGCGCTGCCAAAAACGGCAACCTGGCGAGCGGCACAACGGTGGCGGACGCTGACAAGGCGGTGACCAACAAGGAGGCAACGGCTGCCACCGTGAGCCAGGCCGCCGGCGGGGGAGGACAAGGCGAAGGCGGAGGAGAGGGCGATGGCGGAAGTGTGCCTGTGGCGGtggccgccaccggccccggcgacGACCAGCACAACGTCACCAACACCACCGAGCCCGACAGCTGGCAAAGCAGCCACCCCACACTCAGGGAGAG gaaCGCCCTGATGTTCAACAACGAGCTGATGGCCGACGTCCACTTCATTGTTGGCCCCCCGGGGCTATCGCAGCGGGTCCCGGCTCACAAG TACGTGCTGGCTGTTGGCAGCTCTGTGTTCTGCGCCATGTTTTACGGCGACCTGGCAGAGGAGGAGGCCGACATCCGCATCCCCGACGTAGAACCCACTGCTTTCCTCATCCTGCTTAA GTACATGTACAGTGACGACATTGAGCTGGAGGCAGACACGGTGCTGGCCACCCTGTACGCCGCCAAGAAGTACATCGTCCCGGCGCTGGCCCGCGCCTGCGTCAACTTCCTGGAGACCAGCCTGGAGGCTAAAAACGCATGTGTGCTGCTTTCGCAAAGCCGGCTGTTTGAGGAACCCGAGCTGACGCAGCGCTGTTGGGAGGTGATCGACGCTCAGGCCGAGCTGGCGCTGCGCTCTGAAGGCTTTTGTGAAATTGATGCGCAGACGCTGGAGATCATCCTGCGTCGCGAGACGCTCAACGCCAAGGAGGCGGCTGTTTTCGAGGCCATCATGAGCTGGGCGGCCGCCGAATGCCAGCGACGGGGACTGGCGCCTGGCACCCGCAACCAACGCCAGGTTCTGGGCAAGGCACTCTTCTTGGTACGCATTCCCACCATGAGTCTGGAGGAGTTTGCCGATGGGGCGGCGCAGTCCGACATCCTGACGCTGGAAGAGACGCGCAACCTGTTCCTGTGGTACACAGCCGCCAACAAGCCCAGGCTGGACTTCCCCACCAGCGCCAGGATGGGTCTGGTCCCGCAGAGATGCCACAGGTTTCAGTCGTCGGCCTACAGGAGCAACCAGTGGCGCTACAGAGGGCGTTGCGACAGCATCCAGTTTGCCGTGGACAAGCGAATCTTCGTCGGCGGACTGGGACTGTACGGATCCAGCGGCGGCAAGGCTGAGTACGGCGTCCGCATAGAACTTAAGAGTCAGGGCGCAATGCTGGCCCAGCGCCTCACCAAGTTTGTTTCGGACGGCTCCAGCGGGACCTTCCCTGTGTGGTTCGAACATCCTGTCCAGATCGAGCCTGACACCTTCTACACGGCCAGCGTGATTCTGGACGGCAACGAGCTCAGCTACTTTGGGCAGGAGGGCATGACCGAGGTGCAGTGCGGCAGGGTCACTTTCCAGTTCCAGTGTTCTTCGGACAGCACCAATGGCACTGGCGTGCAGGGCGGGCAGATCCCCGAGCTTGTCTTTTATGCCTGA
- the LOC125980600 gene encoding transcription factor IIIB 90 kDa subunit isoform X1: MSLLFVLNALIVLNVECVREAKMSRMCKTCGSSDVDVDHARGDAVCMACGSVLEDNIIVSEVEFVESGGGRSLAASQFVSSEGGAKNLSFGDGHLAHAGKESRAQTLYRAKQHIGVLGHQLQLNQHCLDTAFNFYKMALAKRLTCGRKAAHTVAACIYLVCRTEGTPHMLLDLSDIVQVNVYTLGKTFLALSRDLCIKPPAIDPCLYIPRFAQLLEFGDKNHDVAMTALRLVQRMKRDWMHTGRRPSGLCGAALLVAARMHDFCRTTKEIINVVKVCDSTLRKRLSEFSDTPTSLLTVEEFMKVDLEQECDPPCFTAGLRKIKAQQLEAELTKKMDDIEGEIESYQDQIESELESSRPKLKGIYAAYTKQDFQQHVNEALGASSEPEEEDQKETEEDKDVLEAVAKHFGKDLAELTLEKLIELEQIGGASEDPHRQEPKRKGPTLASILGASLPTAASLGLNNSCSKEEQDDETSAEGGELDLSGIDDREIELYLLSEKEIKVKTALWMAENSDYLKEQKEKEAKIAKEKELGIYKEKKKRVTAKRVAIRADTADEAIEMMLEQKKISSKINYDVLKHLNIKNAVGPAPKSPRDLETGMTGLNGRYQRPGRASFNLSTPLSSLGKRLQPFVSGRPGKKMAVQQPSCTVPVAVAAPAPPSVLVESGPVAYDDPAGEEDEDDEEDACVSVIELMGSQANYGCDDYDDGF; encoded by the exons ATGTCATTGCTGTTTGTTCTTAATGCGCTTATTGTGTTGAACGTGGAGTGCGTGAGAGAGGCTAAGATGAGCCGGATGTGCAAGACCTGCGGCAGTTCTGACGTGGACGTGGACCATGCGCGCGGGGATGCCGTCTGCATGGCCTGCGGGTCCGTCCTGGAGGACAACATCATCGTCTCCGAGGTGGAGTTTGTCGAGTCGGGAGGAGGACGGTCGCTCGCGGCCTCGCAGTTTGTCTCTTCGGAAG GTGGCGCCAAGAATCTGTCGTTCGGAGACGGTCATCTGGCCCACGCGGGAAAGGAGTCACGGGCGCAAACACTCTACAGAG CCAAGCAGCACATTGGTGTCCTAGGCCACCAGCTTCAGCTGAACCAGCACTGCCTGGACACGGCCTTCAACTTCTACAAGATGGCACTGGCCAAGCGCCTGACGTGCGGGCGCAAGGCGGCGCACACGGTGGCCGCCTGCATCTACTTGGTGTGCCGCACTGAAGGAACTCCGC ACATGTTGTTGGACCTCAGCGACATCGTTCAG GTGAACGTGTACACTTTGGGAAAAACCTTCCTGGCACTCTCCAGAGACCTTTGCATCAAACCTCCCGCCATAG ACCCGTGTCTCTACATCCCGCGTTTCGCTCAGCTGCTGGAGTTCGGCGACAAGAACCACGACGTGGCTATGACGGCGCTGAGGCTGGTGCAGAGGATGAAGCGGGACTGGATGCACACCGGACGGAGGCCCTCCGGACTCTGCGGGGCCG CTCTCCTGGTTGCCGCTCGCATGCACGACTTTTGCCGCACGACCAAAGAAATCATCAATGTGGTCAAAGTGTGCGACAGCACGCTGAGAAAAAG ACTGTCAGAGTTTTCGGACACGCCCACCAGCCTGCTGACGGTGGAGGAGTTCATGAAGGTGGACTTGGAGCAGGAGTGCGATCCTCCCTGCTTCACAGCTGGACTGCGCAAGATAAAAGCCCAGCAG CTAGAGGCGGAGCTCACCAAGAAGATGGATGACATTGAAG GAGAGATCGAAAGCTACCAGGACCAAATCGAGTCAGAGCTGGAAAGCAGCCGACCCAAACTCAAAGGAATTTACGCCGCCTACACCAAACAAG ACTTTCAGCAGCACGTGAACGAGGCCCTGGGCGCGTCATCCGAGCCGGAGGAAGAGGACCAAAAAGAGACGGAGGAAGACAAGGACGTTCTGGAGGCGGTGGCCAAACACTTTGGCAAAGATCTGGCCGAGCTCACCCTGGAGAAGCTCATCGAGTTGGAGCAGATCGGGGGCGCATCTGAAGACCCGCACCGGCAGGAGCCCAAGAGGAAAGGACCTACGCTGGCATCCATTCTGGGGGCCAGCCTGCCCACCGCCGCTTCGCTCGGCCTCAACAACTCTTGTTCCAAAGAGGAGCAAGATGACG AAACTTCTGCCGAAGGCGGTGAGCTGGACCTGAGCGGCATTGATGATCGCGAGATCGAGCTG TACCTGCTGAGTGAAAAGGAGATCAAGGTCAAGACAGCTCTCTGGATGGCTGAGAACTCAGACTACCTCAAAGAACAGAaag AAAAGGAGGCCAAGATTGCCAAGGAGAAGGAGTTGGGCATCTACAAGGAAAAGAAGAAG CGAGTGACGGCGAAGCGGGTGGCCATCCGAGCCGACACGGCTGATGAGGCCATCGAGATGATGCTGGAGCAGAAGAAGATCTCCAGCAAGATCAACTACGATGTGCTCAAGCACCTCAACATCAAGAACGCAGTCGGCCCCGCCCCTAAGTCCCCCCGGGATCTTGAAACCGGCATGACCGGGCTGAACGGACGTTATCAAAGGCCGGGACGGGCCTCGTTCAACCTCAGCACGCCGCTCAGCTCGCTGGGGAAAAG GTTGCAGCCATTTGTGAGCGGGCGGCCTGGCAAGAAGATGGCTGTACAGCAG CCCTCCTGCACAGTCCCCGTGGCCGTGGCGGCGCCGGCACCACCGTCCGTGTTGGTGGAGAGCGGCCCGGTGGCCTACGACGACCCGGCGggcgaggaggacgaggacgatGAAGAGGACGCCTGCGTAAGCGTCATAGAGCTGATGGGCAGTCAAG CAAATTACGGCTGCGATGATTACGACGACGGTTTCTAG
- the LOC125980600 gene encoding transcription factor IIIB 90 kDa subunit isoform X2 has translation MSRMCKTCGSSDVDVDHARGDAVCMACGSVLEDNIIVSEVEFVESGGGRSLAASQFVSSEGGAKNLSFGDGHLAHAGKESRAQTLYRAKQHIGVLGHQLQLNQHCLDTAFNFYKMALAKRLTCGRKAAHTVAACIYLVCRTEGTPHMLLDLSDIVQVNVYTLGKTFLALSRDLCIKPPAIDPCLYIPRFAQLLEFGDKNHDVAMTALRLVQRMKRDWMHTGRRPSGLCGAALLVAARMHDFCRTTKEIINVVKVCDSTLRKRLSEFSDTPTSLLTVEEFMKVDLEQECDPPCFTAGLRKIKAQQLEAELTKKMDDIEGEIESYQDQIESELESSRPKLKGIYAAYTKQDFQQHVNEALGASSEPEEEDQKETEEDKDVLEAVAKHFGKDLAELTLEKLIELEQIGGASEDPHRQEPKRKGPTLASILGASLPTAASLGLNNSCSKEEQDDETSAEGGELDLSGIDDREIELYLLSEKEIKVKTALWMAENSDYLKEQKEKEAKIAKEKELGIYKEKKKRVTAKRVAIRADTADEAIEMMLEQKKISSKINYDVLKHLNIKNAVGPAPKSPRDLETGMTGLNGRYQRPGRASFNLSTPLSSLGKRLQPFVSGRPGKKMAVQQPSCTVPVAVAAPAPPSVLVESGPVAYDDPAGEEDEDDEEDACVSVIELMGSQANYGCDDYDDGF, from the exons ATGAGCCGGATGTGCAAGACCTGCGGCAGTTCTGACGTGGACGTGGACCATGCGCGCGGGGATGCCGTCTGCATGGCCTGCGGGTCCGTCCTGGAGGACAACATCATCGTCTCCGAGGTGGAGTTTGTCGAGTCGGGAGGAGGACGGTCGCTCGCGGCCTCGCAGTTTGTCTCTTCGGAAG GTGGCGCCAAGAATCTGTCGTTCGGAGACGGTCATCTGGCCCACGCGGGAAAGGAGTCACGGGCGCAAACACTCTACAGAG CCAAGCAGCACATTGGTGTCCTAGGCCACCAGCTTCAGCTGAACCAGCACTGCCTGGACACGGCCTTCAACTTCTACAAGATGGCACTGGCCAAGCGCCTGACGTGCGGGCGCAAGGCGGCGCACACGGTGGCCGCCTGCATCTACTTGGTGTGCCGCACTGAAGGAACTCCGC ACATGTTGTTGGACCTCAGCGACATCGTTCAG GTGAACGTGTACACTTTGGGAAAAACCTTCCTGGCACTCTCCAGAGACCTTTGCATCAAACCTCCCGCCATAG ACCCGTGTCTCTACATCCCGCGTTTCGCTCAGCTGCTGGAGTTCGGCGACAAGAACCACGACGTGGCTATGACGGCGCTGAGGCTGGTGCAGAGGATGAAGCGGGACTGGATGCACACCGGACGGAGGCCCTCCGGACTCTGCGGGGCCG CTCTCCTGGTTGCCGCTCGCATGCACGACTTTTGCCGCACGACCAAAGAAATCATCAATGTGGTCAAAGTGTGCGACAGCACGCTGAGAAAAAG ACTGTCAGAGTTTTCGGACACGCCCACCAGCCTGCTGACGGTGGAGGAGTTCATGAAGGTGGACTTGGAGCAGGAGTGCGATCCTCCCTGCTTCACAGCTGGACTGCGCAAGATAAAAGCCCAGCAG CTAGAGGCGGAGCTCACCAAGAAGATGGATGACATTGAAG GAGAGATCGAAAGCTACCAGGACCAAATCGAGTCAGAGCTGGAAAGCAGCCGACCCAAACTCAAAGGAATTTACGCCGCCTACACCAAACAAG ACTTTCAGCAGCACGTGAACGAGGCCCTGGGCGCGTCATCCGAGCCGGAGGAAGAGGACCAAAAAGAGACGGAGGAAGACAAGGACGTTCTGGAGGCGGTGGCCAAACACTTTGGCAAAGATCTGGCCGAGCTCACCCTGGAGAAGCTCATCGAGTTGGAGCAGATCGGGGGCGCATCTGAAGACCCGCACCGGCAGGAGCCCAAGAGGAAAGGACCTACGCTGGCATCCATTCTGGGGGCCAGCCTGCCCACCGCCGCTTCGCTCGGCCTCAACAACTCTTGTTCCAAAGAGGAGCAAGATGACG AAACTTCTGCCGAAGGCGGTGAGCTGGACCTGAGCGGCATTGATGATCGCGAGATCGAGCTG TACCTGCTGAGTGAAAAGGAGATCAAGGTCAAGACAGCTCTCTGGATGGCTGAGAACTCAGACTACCTCAAAGAACAGAaag AAAAGGAGGCCAAGATTGCCAAGGAGAAGGAGTTGGGCATCTACAAGGAAAAGAAGAAG CGAGTGACGGCGAAGCGGGTGGCCATCCGAGCCGACACGGCTGATGAGGCCATCGAGATGATGCTGGAGCAGAAGAAGATCTCCAGCAAGATCAACTACGATGTGCTCAAGCACCTCAACATCAAGAACGCAGTCGGCCCCGCCCCTAAGTCCCCCCGGGATCTTGAAACCGGCATGACCGGGCTGAACGGACGTTATCAAAGGCCGGGACGGGCCTCGTTCAACCTCAGCACGCCGCTCAGCTCGCTGGGGAAAAG GTTGCAGCCATTTGTGAGCGGGCGGCCTGGCAAGAAGATGGCTGTACAGCAG CCCTCCTGCACAGTCCCCGTGGCCGTGGCGGCGCCGGCACCACCGTCCGTGTTGGTGGAGAGCGGCCCGGTGGCCTACGACGACCCGGCGggcgaggaggacgaggacgatGAAGAGGACGCCTGCGTAAGCGTCATAGAGCTGATGGGCAGTCAAG CAAATTACGGCTGCGATGATTACGACGACGGTTTCTAG